Proteins encoded in a region of the Labrus bergylta chromosome 9, fLabBer1.1, whole genome shotgun sequence genome:
- the arhgef37 gene encoding rho guanine nucleotide exchange factor 37, giving the protein MEVPRRPQPSSFTLALPKPALSSIGAAEKVTKKELMTELQEKMDRSTEKDQFGEETLSSEEESNVSVFVEAPADSSELTDTNTFTAGSKLSAQDSFSEESSISEERLAEEARKKSEEDEKAAKERAAQRQLLAIEELVMSERNYLRLLQVSTVTIRSNLQQLQPPLTNLDSMFQYIEDVINVSSRLLSLLDQKQIQPGDPLYLETLCESFLSLSSDIEAAYREYLANYNNVTVTENSYKQKEALWNDIVRIIKTSAPEVNATSLSFFLVMPVQRIARYPLLLQTILKHSEKSHPAYALLEQTAHTSIALNCRINEYKRFREVADKYKKTETLTIKDKINRLNTHSIAKKTARISQHFKHETGIAPKLVDEEFDALEGFFYVLEHGILELLENVEMYLHHLQGFLACKTEEFDFDMDGEKAPICYKEITTALRQWILPTFEKRMRTLIHKPLCALRDLLVGPRNLIRKRLDKLLDYEVICEKSSLSYEEQAVANTYRTMNTLLLNELPQFNGLALQMIWSMLGTFSCLQKDLASDMEQLFQSFAQQLPHSSLSPKAFWEWAESAVLEGARRLETLCRGVQDTLNAPVDQPQSPSFQRRLKQLMDKHGSGKIYQVVGTVVGSRDLDLNLAKGELVAIISEADTRGDKRRWLVDAGGRRGYAPSSKLIRYHQPTDDPPPSPHLTLPESMTGIRRHSYTPEGRPLTVMSQPCFQVFAAYDFNARGNHEVSVRSGELVRVLEPHDKRGNPEWSLVEAKGGQRGYVPSNYLTIMAVPTASC; this is encoded by the exons ATGGAGGTGCCCAGGAGGCCTCAGCCCTCCTCCTTCACACTGGCTCTCCctaaaccagctctctcttcCATTGGCGCTGCAGAGAAAGTCACCAAGAAGGAGCTAATGACCGAACTCCAGGAGAAGATGGACCGAAGTACAGAGAAAGATCAGTTTGGAGAAGAGACATTGAGTTCAGAGGAGGAGTCgaatgtgtcagtgtttgtggaGGCACCAGCTGACAGCTCAGAACTTACAGATACAAACACTTTCACTGCTGGATCTAAACTTTCCGCACAGGATAGCTTTTCAGAGGAGAGCTCCATATCGGAGGAGAGGCTGGCTGAGGAGGCCAGAAAGAAATCTGAAGAGGATGAAAAAGCAgctaaagagagagcagctcagaGGCAGCTGCTGGCTATAGAGGAGCTGGTGATGTCTGAGAGGAATTACCTTCGACTGCTGCAAGTCAGCACTGTGACCATCAGGAGCAACCTGCAGCAACTACAG CCTCCTCTTACCAACTTGGACAGCATGTTTCAGTACATAGAGGATGTGATCAACGTGTCGAGTCGTCTCCTCAGCCTGTTGGACCAGAAGCAGATCCAACCAGGAGACCCTCTCTACCTGGAGACTCTCT GTGAGTCGTTCCTCAGCCTGTCTTCAGATATTGAAGCAGCTTACAGGGAGTACCTGGCAAACTACAACAACGTCACAGTGACGGAGAACAGCTACAAACAGAAGGAGGCGCTCTGGAACGACATTGTCAGAATCATCAAGACCTCAGC GCCTGAAGTAAACGCCACCTCTCTGAGTTTCTTCTTGGTGATGCCGGTGCAGCGGATCGCTCGTTACCCactcctcctgcagaccatcCTGAAACACTCCGAGAAAAGTCACCCAGCATATGCCCTTTTGGAGCAGACCGCTCACACCTCCATTGCCCTGAACTGTCGCATCAATGAGTACAAACGCTTCAGAGAAGTTG CTGACAaatacaagaaaacagaaactctGACAATAAAGGACAAGATCAACCGTCTCAACACTCACAGCATCGCCAAGAAGACGGCGAGGATCAGCCAGCACTTCAAACACGAGACTGGAATAGCACCTAAG CTGGTTGATGAGGAGTTTGACGCATTGGAAGGTTTCTTTTACGTTCTGGAGCATGGCATCCTGGAGCTCCTGGAGAACGTGGAGATGTACCTGCACCACCTGCAG GGGTTCCTGGCCTGCAAAACAGAGGAGTTTGACTTCGACATGGATGGAGAAAAGGCACCTATTTGCTACAAGGAGATCACTACAGCTCTCAGACAGTGGATTCTTCCTACATTT gagaagaggatgaggaCGTTGATCCACAAGCCGCTGTGTGCACTCCGTGACCTCCTGGTGGGCCCGAGGAACCTGATCAGGAAGAGGCTGGACAAGCTGCTCGACTACGAAGTGATCTGTGAGAAGTCCAGTCTGAGCTACGAGGAACAGGCTGTGGCTAACACgtacag GACAATGAACACATTACTCCTCAACGAGCTTCCTCAGTTCAACGGTTTGGCTCTGCAGATGATCTGGAGCATGTTAGGGACATTCAGCTGTCTGCAGAAAGACCTCGCTTCAGACATGGAGCAGCTCTTCCAAAGCTTTGCACAGCAG CTTCCTCACAGCTCTCTCAGCCCCAAAGCATTCTGGGAGTGGGCGGAGTCTGCAGTGCTGGAAGGTGCCAGAAGGCTGGAGACTTTGTGTCGAGGTGTACAGGACACGCTTAACGCCCCTGTCGACCAG CCTCAGAGTCCATCTTTTCAGCGCCGACTAAAGCAGCTGATGGATAAGCACGGTTCTGGAAAGATCTACCAGGTGGTGGGGACGGTGGTGGGCAGCCGGGATCTGGACCTGAACCTTGCCAAAGGGGAGCTGGTGGCCATCATCAGTGAGGCTGACACCCGCGGAGACAAGAGAAGATGGCTCGTCGACGCTGGAG GCAGAAGAGGGTACGCTCCTTCCTCGAAGCTCATTCGTTATCACCAGCCAACAGATGACCCGCCCCCTTCACCACATTTGACCTTACCTGAGAGCATGACGGGAATCAGGAGACACTCCTACACCCCAGAGGGACGCCCACTGACTGTCATGAGCCAGCCCTGCTTTCAG GTGTTTGCAGCCTACGACTTCAACGCGAGAGGTAACCATGAAGTTTCTGTCCGGTCTGGTGAGCTGGTCCGTGTCCTGGAGCCACATGACAAACGAGGGAATCCTGAGTGGAGTCTGGTGGAGGCGAAAGGAGGGCAGAGAGGCTACGTGCCCTCCAACTACCTCACAATCATGGCTGTGCCGACTGCTTCTtgctga